The DNA sequence GCCCGCCGGCCTGCCGGTGAGCAAGGGCCACGCGCGCAACATCGGCGCGTACTCCGTGCTGACCGTGGGCACGGACTGCAACATCGGCAAGATGACGGCGGGGCTGCGCATTCGCGACGCGCTGCGGGCCCGCGACGCCAAAGTGGGATTTGCCGCCACCGGCCAGACGGGAATCCTGATCGAAGGCTGGGGAATCGCCGTGGACGCCGTGGTGGCGGACTTCATCGGCGGGGCGGCGGAAACGCTGGTCCTGAAGGCGGCGGAGGGGAACGACATCGTGATGGTGGAGGGCCAGGGCTCGCTCGTGCACCCCGGCTACAGCGGCGTCACGCTGGGCCTGCTGCACGGCTCCATGCCCGACGGGATGATCCTGTGCCACCAGCCCACGCGCACCTGCCCGTACGGCGCGGGCAATCCGTACTCGTGGATGCCGCTGCCCAGCGTGCCGGAGATGATCCGCATCGTGGAGGGCGCCATCGCGCCTCTCCGTCCCTCTCCCGTCATCGGCGTCTCGCTGGTGACGTTCGACATGGACGAGGCGGCGGCGCGCGACGAGGTGGCCCGTATCCAGGACCTCACCGGCCTGCCGACCACCGACCCGGTCCGCTTCGGCGCGGAGCCGCTGGCAGACGCCATTCTGCGGGCCGCGGCGCGGAAGAAGGGCAACTGATCATCTCACGCAGAGCAGCAGAGGAGCAGAGGAAAAGCTGTTCTCTGCTCCTCTGCTGCTCTGCGTGAGGCCTTGCCCTGAAAGCAGAACGCCCCGCGAAAGCTCGCGGGGCGTTCCGGTCCATCGAAAAGAAGCGCTACGGCAGGCCGGCTACCACTGGATGGTGCCCTGCTTGCTGGTATCCACCTGGTCCGCCTCGCCGCCGAACAGAAACTTCTCGGTCTGTTCGTACAGCATGGTCTTGGCTTCAGGATCGCGTACGTTGAGGCCGTAGTGGTTGATCAGCATGGTCTGCTGCTTGAGCCACTGCGCCCAGCAGTCCTGGCAGATGGACGCGTGAATGCGCTTGCCCAGGTCGTTGTTGTAGGGCGCAAACGCCAGCCCGGGCTTCGTCTGCCCGCAGCGCGCGCAGGTAACTTCGGCCATCGGTGGTCATCCCTCGCGAAAGTGTGTCCGCGCCGCGCGGGCGCGTTGCCGCCCCGAATCTAACCACGCACGCCGCGCGCGGCCAATCGCCCGTGCCAGGAGCCATGCCCGAGCCCATTCCCGCCCGCCTGAGCGACGACGGCCGCACCGCCACCTGGAACCCCGCCGCCACCTTTGCCGCGCAGGTCCTGGTGCGCGTGCGCGGCGCGTCGGGAGACACGGAGGAGCGCCGGTCGATGAACAGCGGCCGCGCCCGCGTCCGCGACGGCGAGCGCATCGAGGCCATTCTGGCGGATGAACGGCTGTAGCGGGCGATGATCGAGGCGAGGCGCGCCGGTCCGCGATGACCATCGCGCGCTCATTTGCGCCCGGACCTTGCGACGGGGACGCCGGAAGCCGAACTTGCGCGGTTCCCTCACGACCGGCGACATGGATTACGAACTGATCGAAGACCCCGAACGGCTGCGCACACTCGTAAGCGAACTGCGCGCCGAGCCGCTGCTGGGGGTGGATACGGAAGCCGCGGGCTATCACCGCTACTTTGACCGGCTCAGCCTGGTGCAGGTGTCGTCGCGCACGACGCACTGGCTGATCGACCCGTTCGCCGTGGGCGACCTGTCGCCGCTGGGCGAAGTGCTGGGCGACCCGGCGATTGAAAAGATCTTTCACGACGCGGATTACGACGTCCGCATTCTGGACCGCGACGCCGGCCTGCACCTGTCCGGCCTGTTCGACACGCAGATCGCGGCCGCCTTTCTGGGCGAAAAGCAGCTCGGGCTGGGCAACATCGCCGAAAAGTACCTGGGCCTCAAGCTGCCCAAGGAGTTTCAGCGCGCCGACTGGGCCGAGCGCCCGCTGTCCGAGGGGATGAAGCAGTACGCCGCCTCCGACACCGCGCACCTTCCCGAACTGCGCGACCGGTTGCGCGCGGCGCTGGAAGAGCGCGGCCGCCTGCACTGGGCGCAGGAAGAGTTCATCCGCCGCGAGGGGACGCGCTGGACGGAGCCGGAGGACGGCCGCGAGGCGTACATGCGCACCAAGGGCGCGCGCGACCTCACCCCGCGCGGGCTGGCCATTCTGCGCGAGCTGCACGAGTGGCGTGAAGGGGTGGCCCGCGAGCGCGACCAGGCCACCTTCCGCATCTTGGGCAACCAGGCGCTGCTGGAGATGAGCGCGTCGCCGCCGCCGAGCGCGCGCGACCTGCCCTCGGTGAACGGCATCAGCGAAGGGCTGGCGCAGCGCCGCGGCCGCGACATCATGGCGGCGGTGCAGCGCGGGCTGGACGTGCCCGAGGCCGAGCTTCCGCGCTGGCCCCGCTCGCCGCGGTGGGAGCGCGACCCCGAGCAGGAGGCGCGGGTGGAAACGCTGCGCGACGTCCGCGCCCGCGCCGCCGAAACGCTGGAGCTGGACCCCGGCTTTCTGATGTCGCGCGCGCTGCTGGACGAGCTGGCTCGCGTGCAGCCGCGCACGCGCGAAGAGCTGGAGCGGGTGCCCGGAATCCGCGCCTGGCAGGTGGAAGCCGTGGGCGACGTGATGCTCAAGGCGCTCAGCCGCTGAATTCGAACTGACCACGAGAGACGTGAGATGAGAAGCATCAAGGACGATCACGGGCGCGCCTGGGAAGCGGTGGCGCTCCCCATCAAGGTGGCGCACCTGCGCGACGGCGCCCAGCTGGCGTTCCGCCCCGAGTCCGGCGAGCCGGTCACGGCGCCCATCGACTTCAACAGCATCGAGGCGGCCAACTTCGCCATCAGCACCATGGGCGAAAAGGAACTGCGCCGCCGCCTGGAGTGGGCCAAGACCGCCGCGGGCGTAGTCTGAGGGAACCGCAACACCGTTTCACGCGGAGGACGCGGGGGTAGCGGGGGAACGCGGGGGAAGGGCAACAGAAAAGGACCGGGGAACGGGACGAGAGCCATCGTCCACGTTTCCCGGTCCCTTTTTCCGCCGATGCTGTTTCCCCAATGCCGTTCTTCAAAGATACCGTTGCCGTCGATGAAAAAGCCGCCCGCGCCCTCCCCTCCCCCATCCGTTCCCCCGCGCACCTCCGCCACCCCCGCGTCCTCCGCGTGAAACGGTGTCTGCCGAACCGTCCGCCCGACGAAAATCAGCCCCGGCGAACGAGAGTCCGCCGGGGCTGATCGTCATCATCCTGAACAAGGATCAGCGGGAGACCGGCCGGCGGTCCAGCACGTCGATGTTGGCGGATGACGGGCCGCGCTGGCGCTGAATGCGCACGGCCGTCTGCTCCGCGGCGCGCATGGCCCGCAGCACGTTGCCGCCCAGGATCTTGCGCACGTCCGCATCGCTGTAGCCGCGGCGCAGCAGCTCCACCGTCAGGTACGGAAAGCGCGACACGTCTTCCATCCCCTCCGGCAGCGACGTCACGCCGTCGAAGTCCGACCCGATCCCCACGTGGTCGATCCCCGCCGTCTTTACGATGTGGTCGATGTGGTCCGCGATGGTCGCCACCGAGCCGCGCGGCAGCGGGTGCGCCGCCATCCACTCATCCAGCGCGCGCTGCCGGGCCTGCGGATCGTTCGGATACTGCGCGGTGAGCTGCTGCTGCACCGCGCCCAGCCCGGTGATCTGCCGCGCCGCCGCGGGATCGATGAAGCCGGAGTAGAAGTTCACCATCACCACGCCGCCGTTGGCCGGCAGCAGGCGCAGCACGTCATCGGGCACGTTGCGCGGCATGTCGGCGATGGCGCGCGCCGAGGAGTGGCTGAAGATGACCGGCGCCTCCGCCACCCGCAGCGCGTCCTTCATCGTCTCCGCGGATACGTGGCTGAGGTCCACCAGCATCCCCAAGCGGTTCATCTCCCGAACCACCTCTTCGCCGAACGCCGTCAATCCCCCGTGCTTCGCCGAATCGGTTGCGGCGTCGGCCCAGTCCAGCGTGTTGGCGTGCGTGAGCGTCATGTAGCGCACGCCCAGCTCGTGAAACTGGCGCAGCACGTCCAGCGAGTTGTCGATCGCGTGCCCGCCCTCGATGCCGATCAGTGAGGCGATGTGCCCGCGCCGGTGGATGGCGACGATCCCGTCCGCCGTGGTCGCCATCTCCAGCTCCGGCGACGCCTCCGTCATCCGCTTGATCAGCCCGATCTGCTGCAGCGCAAAGCCCGCGGCCTCGCGCCCGGTGCGGTCCACGGGAACGTACGCCGCCCAGAACACGCCGCCTACGCCGCCCGCCCGCAGCCGCGGAATGTCGGTGTGGTTGGCGGGAAGCGAGCCGCGCGGGTCCATGGCGCCCAGGTCGCCCTGCGCCTTTTCGCGGATTTCCCACGGCAGGTCGTTGTGGCCGTCCACCAGCGGCGTGCCGCGGTGCAGGCGAAGGGCGCGCGCCATCAGCGGATCGGCCGCGTTCTGCGCGTGCACGCCGGCGGGCAGCGCCAGGAGCGCCGCCGCCAGCAGGATCGTCTTGTTCATGAACCGGGGGGAAGAAAGGCGGGGCGGTGGCGGGGCGTCAGCGGCTGACGACCCCGCGGAAGATGCCGGCCGGACGCAGCGCCAAGGCCTGCGTGGGGCCGATCCACTCGATGAGGCCCACCACGCGGTGGCGCTCCACGAAGGCGTCGTTCACCACGGGCGTGGCCGCGAACTCGCGCGCCCGCGCCGGCGGCACGATGAGCAGAAAGTCTTCGCGCTGCGTGTCGCGGGTGCTGCCCCACTTGCACTCGGCCGCGGGGATGCGGCCTTCCTGGATCAGGTCGCCCAGCGCGCGGCGCACCGTGTCGCCGCTGACGATGGTGAAGTTTTCCGGCGCCTCGCAGTACAGCTCGGCGCGCACCATGCGCCCCACCGCGGCCTGCCCCTCCACGATGAGCCGCTCGTAGCCGGCCTGCCCGTACGCGTCTTCCGGCGCGCGCCCGGCGGACGCGGCCGGGCCGTCGGACACCGGCGGCTCGATGGCCGCGGTGGAGGTGTTGAGCTGCTCGTCGCGCGCCACTCCCTTGTCGCCGCCCCCGCGCAGCCCGCCCAGCGCAATCACCAGCGCCAGCGCGCCCAGCACGCCGTACGACACCAGCGCCCACGGCTTGCGCCACAGGGGGACGGGAAGACGGCGGTCGGTCCTTCTGCGGTCGGTTCCGCGGCGGTCGCCGCCCCGTTCTCCCCGCGGCCCTTGATCTTGCGAATCGGTCATGACCTTGCGTTGCGTGTGCCTTCGGGAGCGGCCGTCACTCGGCGCGCGAGGGCGAGGCCGGCAGCGTGAGCCGGAAGGTGCTGCCTACGCCCAGGGTGGACGCGGCTTCCAGGGTGCCGCCCAGCGCCGTCGCCAGCCGCCGCGCGATGGACAGGCCCAGCCCGGTTCCCTCGCGCCCGGCGGTTTCGGTGTTTTCTTCGCGCCCCAGCTGCACGAATTCGTCAAAGATGCGCCCCAGGTCTTCTTCGGCGATTCCCGGGCCGCCGTCGGTGACTTCCACCACCAGCCGCCCGGTTCCCGCCCAGGCCAGGTGCACCCACACCGGGGCGCCCGCGCCGTACTTGAGGGCGTTGCTCAGCAGGTTCAGCAGAATCTGCCGCAGCCGCAGCGGATCGGTCACCACGGTGCCCACGTCGTCGCCGCTCAGCCGGCGCATGTCGCTGCCCGCGTGCGCGGCCAGGGGGCGCAGCGTGTCGAAGATCTCGTCCACCAGCCGGGCCACGTCCACCGGCTCCGGCTCCACCTCCGCGCGGCCGCTTTCCAGCCGGGAGATGTCGAGCACGTCGTTCACCAGTTCGCGCAGGTGGCGCGCCGCCCGCTGCGACCGCTCCACCGCCAGCTCCTGCTGCTCGCTCAGCGTGCCGTACACCTCCGCCAGCAGCAGGTCGTTGTACCCCATCACCGCGTTGATGGGGGTGCGCAGCTCGTGGCTCATGGCCGCGTAGAAGCGGTTGCGCGCGCTCAGGGCAATCTGCAGCTCGCGGGTGCGGCGCTCCAGCTGGTGGTTGGACGAAAGAAGCTGCTCCTGCCCGGCGTGCAGCTCCTCGGTCATGGCCAGCAGCTCTTCGTTCTGCGCCTCCATCTCCTCGTTCTGCCCCTGCAGCGTGCGGGACAGGCGCTCGTTTTCCTTGAGCTCGCGCTCCAGCTCGCCCAGGGCGCGCGCCAGGCGCGACTTTTCCTTGGCCAGCTGGCGCTGCGTGTTGGCCTGCTCGCTGTTGACGGCCGCCAGCTCCTCGTACAGCGCGTCGAAGCGGGGGTCGCGCGGGCTTTCCACCAGGTACAGGTGGTCGCCCTCCTCGTCCCACACGGGAAAGAAGCTGTGGGGCGCCACGGTGTCGCGCCCCTCCAGCATGAGCTCCCACGCCTGCGCCGGCACGAACCCGTCCGTGGCTTCGGGGCGCGGCTGGCGGGCCAGAATGGCGTCCAGCTTGCGGCGCGAGGGCCCGTCCAGCACCGAGCCCAGGGGGTGCCCCACCACGCCCCGCTCCAGCTCGCGCTCCAGCCGGCCGTTGGATTCCACGACGACGCCGTCGCGGCGCAGCTCCAGGACCATGCCCGGAAAGCCGCGCAGCGCGGGGTGCACGCCGAGAGCGGTGAGGTTCTTCATGCGGCGAACTTCTCCTTCAATCGCTCGGCCGCCTCCACCGCGTCACGCGCGGTCATGTCGGCGCCAAGGCGTTCCGCCAGCGAGGGGTCGTCCAGAAACGGGCGCCCTCCAACGGCGATCAGCGGTCCGTCCACGGGCACGGCCTCGCGGATGGACCGGATGGTGTCGGCCACGCGCGCCAGGTGCGGCGCGATGGAGGCCGACAGCGCCACCACCTGGGGACGGCGCTCGCGCACCATGCGCACCAGGTCGTCCGTGGGCACCGTGGCGCCCAGAAACAGGGTGTCCCACCCTTCCATTTCCAGCACGTCGCAGATCATCCGCAGACCCAGCTCGTGCCGCTCCTGGTCGGTGCACGCGGCGATCAGCAGCGGCCCGGGAAGGGCGGCGCCGTGAAACAGCTCGTCGTACAGCCGCGCCATGGCCGCCTGGGTGATGGCGGTGGCCAGGTGCTCATCCGCCACGGTGATGCGGTTTTCCTGCCACAGCCGCCCGATGTCGCGCATCACCGGCTGAAACACGTCCAGGTACAGCTCGCGGAGCGTAAAGCCCGCCTCGTGCGCCTCGTCGATGACCTCAAAGGCGGCGCGGCGGTTTCCCGCCACGAGCGCGTCCAGGTAGCGCTCCCGCGCCGCTTCGCGCGTCACGCGGCCTCCCGCGCGGCGCTCAGTGCAGCCACTCCGGCTCGCGGCGCGAGTCCATCAGCACCTCGAACGCCTCGTGGCGCACCTCCGTCCGCCCCATGATCTCCCCCGGTTCGCGCGCGTGGGATTCGGTGTGCTCCCGGCTGCGCATGTACGCGCGAAAGGCCTCGCGCGTTTCCCACGCCGTAAGGAACGTGTGCGTGGCCCCGCCCGCCTGGGGCCGCATCAGCTGCAGGTACAGAAAGCCGGGAAAACCGTCCACCAGCCCCGCGCGCTCCCGAAAGTGCGCCTCCAGGCCGGCCCGGTCCGCCTCCGGCACCGTCAGGTGGGAGATGAATACGAACATCGTACATCATGACGCAGGGGAATTCGCTTCCGGAAGTAAGCGTCCGCGCGCCCGCCGCGCAAGCGTTCATCCGTCTGCCCCGGCACCGGGGCGGCCGCTCCACTCCCACATCGCCAGCGCCGTGGCGACGGGGGCGGAATCGGCGTCGCCGCGCAGAACGCGCTCGCGCAGCTCTTCGGGACGCAGCAGGCACACGCGGGTGTCCTCGCCCTCGTCCAGTTCCTTTTCGCCCACGGGCCGCGCATTGGTGATCAGCACGGTGTGCAGGCGGGTGGTCTGCCAACTGGGGTTGAGCGCCACGCTGCCCAGCAGCCGCGGCGCGTCGCCCTGGTACCCCGTTTCTTCCCGAAGCTCCCGCGCGGCGCCGGCTTCCGGGGCCTCGCCCTCTTCCACGATCCCCGCGGGAAGCTCCAGCGTCACGCGCTGCAGGGGATGGCGCCACTGGCGCACCATCACCATCCGCCCGTCCACCGCCAGCGCGATGACGAGCACACCGTCCGGCGCGTCGGCGACGTGAAAGGTGTGCTCGGAGCCGTCCTCCGGCGAGCGGGCGCGGATGCGGCGGGCGCGGAACACCTCAAAGTCCCGCAGCGGCGTCTCGTCCAGCACCGGCCACTCGCGCGGCGCGCCCTTTTCTTCCCCCTGCATTCCCGCGCTTTCCTGGTTCCGTGGGAGAAGATGCGCCGCCGCCCGGGGCGTCCCTCCGCGTGCTGATCTGCCCGCCCTTGTGCAACACGGGGGCCGGGCTCCCCCGGCGGACAGTTGCCGCCACGGGAGGGACCTGTTCAGCCTTCGGTGACGGGGGTGAGTTCCTCGTCCACGCCGCAGACGCGCATCCCCCACTGCATGGCCGGGCCGATGCCGAAGGCGAACAGGAGCGTGCCCACGCCCACCGGCCCGCCCAGCATCCACCCCACCGCCAGCGCCGACACCTCCACCAGCGTGCGCACCAGGAGGATGGAGCGCCCGGTGCGCAGGCACAGGCCCACGATGAGGCCGTCGCGGGGGCCGTTGCCCATTCCCGACGCCATGTAGAAGCCGGTGAACAGGCCGCAGATCACGATTCCCGCCACGTGCATGACGAGTCCCACGCCCCAGCCTGGCGCGGGCGGCATCACGCCCAGCATGAGGTCGATGAACAGCCCGATCAGCAGCATGTTGGCCAGGGTGCCCACGCCGGGGCGCACCCCGATGAACCAGGATCCCGCCACGATCAGCACTCCCACGAGAATGCTCGCCGCCCCGATGCTGATCCCCATCCGCCGCGACAGGCCCACATGAAAGGCGTCCCAGGGGCCCAGCCCCAGGCCGCTGCGCACCATGAGCGTCACCGAGAACGCGAATCCCGCCAGCCCCACGATCAATTGCAGCCACGCGCGCCACGAGCGCACCGGGCTCTCCGGCCCATGCCGATCCGCCATCCTCACTCCGTACTGTCGTCGTGAACCGGTCAATCTGTTCGCCCCGGCGGCACCGCGCCAGCGTGCCCGGGCGCGGCTTGTGCAAGCGGGAGCCCGCTCGGGGATGGCTTTTCTCTGCACCGGGAGACGGCGATGCACAGGGTACGCGTGGTACGCTCGTTTTACGCCCAGTCCGAGCCGTACGTGGGGCGCGTGGGCGAGGTGATCGGGCACTGGGGCGCGGACAGCAACGAGGACGCGCGCGACGGCTACATGGTGGAGTTCGATGACGGAACGGTCATCGGCGTGTCGGAAAACGAGGTGGAAGAGGCCGCGGACGAGGGTGTTCCGGCGGAAGAGGGCGGCGCCGCTCCCGCGGCGGAAGCCTGACCTTGGAAGCCTGACGGCACTCTCCCCCTCAGCGTCCGCCGTCCCTCCGGCGCGTGGAGCCGGGGCGGATGAGCAGAGTGCATCCCGTCCTCGGCTGAAAAAGGGCTCGTCCTCCGCGGGCCCCTCGCGATGACGCTCCGCCCGGATGCCCGGGAGGAGCGTGATTCCGTCCCGCCCTCCACCCGGAAGCCATGCGCCCGCCGCCATTCCGGATCCTGCTCGCCCTCATACCCGTTCTGCTCGTTCCGGCCTGCATTCCGGTGGTGACGCACGCGCCGCGCGTGCATCCGGGGCTCGCGGTGGGGACGGTGGCGGCGATCGCGACCGATCCCGTGCTGACGGGCGAAGTCCGCACGGGACAGAGCACGGTCACGCCCGTTATCGCCCCGTCCAGCGTGTTCGCGCGGGTGGGATGGACGCCGGACAACTCCGGCGTTCCACTGCCGGTGTCGCTGGGCGTGTCCGTCCCGATCGCGCTTCCCTTCTCCGTCATGCACCCGGAAGCCGACGCATACGTGCAGCTTTCCCCCGCGTCGCACCCGACGCTCGCGGCCGGCGCGGGCGTTCTGCTTTCCCGCAGCTACACGACGCCGTATGCGCAGATCGGGCGGGATCTGGACGATGACGTCAGTCTGTACACGACACAGAGCGTCGCCTTCTTTCATGGCGGAGACCGCGCGCCGGACGCCACACTCTGGATGCCCGCCGCCGCGTTGAAGTTTTCTGAGTATTCCGTGTTCGTGCAGGCGGGGCTTGGGCGCGAGCGGCTGGGCGCGGATTCCACGCGCGCCGTGCGGTTTCTGATGGTCGGCGGCGCGGTGGAACTCCGGGACCGCGCGATCCCCCGGTTCTGAACCGCTCCACGAACGCAATCACCCCCGGTGAGATGGTCTCGCCGGGGGTGATTTGTTTGTTATCCGCCACGGACGACGATCAGCTCGCCGGGATCGTGAGCTTCTGCCCCGGCTGGATGGCGGCATTCTCGCCCAGGTCGTTGGCGCGGCGCAACGCATCCACGGTGATCTCGTACCGCCGCGCGATGCCCCACAGCGTCTCCCCATCCGCCACCGTGTGCTGCCGCGCGGACGTGCGCGATCCAGTGGCCGAAGCCGCGGGGCGCGTGGAAGCGGTGCCGGTGGAACGCGTTGCGGTGGATGACGATCCCGCCGCGGTGCCCGACGGCCGCGTGCCGGCCGATCCGGTTCCCGCCGCGCGCGTCTCTCCGCTGGAACGCGTGGTGCCCGCGGCCGCCGGGCGGGTCGCGGTGGATCCACTTCCCGCCGCC is a window from the Longimicrobium terrae genome containing:
- a CDS encoding DUF1611 domain-containing protein yields the protein MQQPDLTTYRYLVLAEGHFGPLTSKTANSAVRFLPDRVLGIVDSTRAGQTVQDVLGFGGEIPIMGSMEEGLRLNPTALLIGIAPQGGALPPAWRPALTAAIRAGLHVVAGLHAYLADDAELSSLAAEHGVRIHDLRRPPAGLPVSKGHARNIGAYSVLTVGTDCNIGKMTAGLRIRDALRARDAKVGFAATGQTGILIEGWGIAVDAVVADFIGGAAETLVLKAAEGNDIVMVEGQGSLVHPGYSGVTLGLLHGSMPDGMILCHQPTRTCPYGAGNPYSWMPLPSVPEMIRIVEGAIAPLRPSPVIGVSLVTFDMDEAAARDEVARIQDLTGLPTTDPVRFGAEPLADAILRAAARKKGN
- a CDS encoding oxidative damage protection protein, yielding MAEVTCARCGQTKPGLAFAPYNNDLGKRIHASICQDCWAQWLKQQTMLINHYGLNVRDPEAKTMLYEQTEKFLFGGEADQVDTSKQGTIQW
- a CDS encoding ribonuclease D, with product MDYELIEDPERLRTLVSELRAEPLLGVDTEAAGYHRYFDRLSLVQVSSRTTHWLIDPFAVGDLSPLGEVLGDPAIEKIFHDADYDVRILDRDAGLHLSGLFDTQIAAAFLGEKQLGLGNIAEKYLGLKLPKEFQRADWAERPLSEGMKQYAASDTAHLPELRDRLRAALEERGRLHWAQEEFIRREGTRWTEPEDGREAYMRTKGARDLTPRGLAILRELHEWREGVARERDQATFRILGNQALLEMSASPPPSARDLPSVNGISEGLAQRRGRDIMAAVQRGLDVPEAELPRWPRSPRWERDPEQEARVETLRDVRARAAETLELDPGFLMSRALLDELARVQPRTREELERVPGIRAWQVEAVGDVMLKALSR
- a CDS encoding dipeptidase — encoded protein: MNKTILLAAALLALPAGVHAQNAADPLMARALRLHRGTPLVDGHNDLPWEIREKAQGDLGAMDPRGSLPANHTDIPRLRAGGVGGVFWAAYVPVDRTGREAAGFALQQIGLIKRMTEASPELEMATTADGIVAIHRRGHIASLIGIEGGHAIDNSLDVLRQFHELGVRYMTLTHANTLDWADAATDSAKHGGLTAFGEEVVREMNRLGMLVDLSHVSAETMKDALRVAEAPVIFSHSSARAIADMPRNVPDDVLRLLPANGGVVMVNFYSGFIDPAAARQITGLGAVQQQLTAQYPNDPQARQRALDEWMAAHPLPRGSVATIADHIDHIVKTAGIDHVGIGSDFDGVTSLPEGMEDVSRFPYLTVELLRRGYSDADVRKILGGNVLRAMRAAEQTAVRIQRQRGPSSANIDVLDRRPVSR
- a CDS encoding sensor histidine kinase, whose product is MKNLTALGVHPALRGFPGMVLELRRDGVVVESNGRLERELERGVVGHPLGSVLDGPSRRKLDAILARQPRPEATDGFVPAQAWELMLEGRDTVAPHSFFPVWDEEGDHLYLVESPRDPRFDALYEELAAVNSEQANTQRQLAKEKSRLARALGELERELKENERLSRTLQGQNEEMEAQNEELLAMTEELHAGQEQLLSSNHQLERRTRELQIALSARNRFYAAMSHELRTPINAVMGYNDLLLAEVYGTLSEQQELAVERSQRAARHLRELVNDVLDISRLESGRAEVEPEPVDVARLVDEIFDTLRPLAAHAGSDMRRLSGDDVGTVVTDPLRLRQILLNLLSNALKYGAGAPVWVHLAWAGTGRLVVEVTDGGPGIAEEDLGRIFDEFVQLGREENTETAGREGTGLGLSIARRLATALGGTLEAASTLGVGSTFRLTLPASPSRAE
- a CDS encoding B12-binding domain-containing protein, with the translated sequence MTREAARERYLDALVAGNRRAAFEVIDEAHEAGFTLRELYLDVFQPVMRDIGRLWQENRITVADEHLATAITQAAMARLYDELFHGAALPGPLLIAACTDQERHELGLRMICDVLEMEGWDTLFLGATVPTDDLVRMVRERRPQVVALSASIAPHLARVADTIRSIREAVPVDGPLIAVGGRPFLDDPSLAERLGADMTARDAVEAAERLKEKFAA
- a CDS encoding antibiotic biosynthesis monooxygenase family protein, coding for MFVFISHLTVPEADRAGLEAHFRERAGLVDGFPGFLYLQLMRPQAGGATHTFLTAWETREAFRAYMRSREHTESHAREPGEIMGRTEVRHEAFEVLMDSRREPEWLH
- a CDS encoding NUDIX hydrolase, producing MQGEEKGAPREWPVLDETPLRDFEVFRARRIRARSPEDGSEHTFHVADAPDGVLVIALAVDGRMVMVRQWRHPLQRVTLELPAGIVEEGEAPEAGAARELREETGYQGDAPRLLGSVALNPSWQTTRLHTVLITNARPVGEKELDEGEDTRVCLLRPEELRERVLRGDADSAPVATALAMWEWSGRPGAGADG
- a CDS encoding YczE/YyaS/YitT family protein — protein: MADRHGPESPVRSWRAWLQLIVGLAGFAFSVTLMVRSGLGLGPWDAFHVGLSRRMGISIGAASILVGVLIVAGSWFIGVRPGVGTLANMLLIGLFIDLMLGVMPPAPGWGVGLVMHVAGIVICGLFTGFYMASGMGNGPRDGLIVGLCLRTGRSILLVRTLVEVSALAVGWMLGGPVGVGTLLFAFGIGPAMQWGMRVCGVDEELTPVTEG